The Streptomyces sp. NBC_00224 genome has a window encoding:
- a CDS encoding ATP-binding protein: MKSERARLTALYGGLLVLAGALLTAVVYLLVQQGLYTSISSAVTTAVPAKELKDLPTVIPRQSAAPASPSPLPPGVVQGLAVTRTLSDAAEDAALNRLLAVSVIVLCAYAVLSIALAWWMAGRVLRPVAVITETARRLSGQNLHERIALEAPPGELKQLADTFDGMLGRMEQLVSAQQRFAANAAHELRTPVAVQRAAAEIGLAGEPDARKVARIRAKLIAVADDSERIIEGLLLLAASEQGLERREPVAVHEVAREAVGALAEEAGERDVTVTVTAGPLTVPGDAVLLDRLLHNLVANGIRHNVPHGRVEVRTGPDGITVSNTGPEIPPDTVHLLFEPFRRLTQRHRHTPGEGAGLGMSIVAAIARAHGGTTAAYANGEGGGLTVRVTFPEALQGRGAV, encoded by the coding sequence ATGAAGTCCGAACGCGCCCGGCTGACCGCCCTGTACGGCGGACTCCTCGTCCTGGCGGGCGCCCTGCTCACGGCGGTGGTGTACCTGCTGGTCCAGCAGGGTCTCTACACCTCGATCAGTTCGGCCGTGACGACCGCCGTCCCCGCCAAGGAACTGAAGGACCTCCCCACCGTCATCCCCCGGCAGAGCGCCGCACCCGCGAGCCCGTCCCCGCTGCCGCCGGGCGTCGTCCAAGGCCTCGCGGTCACCCGGACGCTCAGCGACGCGGCCGAGGACGCCGCCCTCAACCGGCTGCTCGCCGTCTCGGTGATCGTGCTCTGCGCCTACGCGGTGCTCTCCATCGCGCTGGCCTGGTGGATGGCGGGCCGGGTGCTGCGCCCGGTCGCCGTGATCACCGAGACCGCGCGGCGCCTGTCCGGCCAGAACCTGCATGAGCGGATCGCCCTGGAGGCGCCGCCGGGGGAGCTCAAGCAGCTCGCGGACACCTTCGACGGGATGCTGGGGCGGATGGAGCAGCTCGTCTCCGCCCAGCAGAGGTTCGCCGCCAACGCCGCCCACGAGCTGCGCACCCCGGTGGCCGTGCAGCGGGCGGCGGCGGAGATCGGGCTCGCGGGGGAGCCGGACGCGCGGAAAGTGGCGCGGATCCGCGCCAAGCTCATCGCGGTCGCCGACGACAGCGAGCGGATCATCGAAGGGCTGCTGCTGCTCGCGGCCTCCGAGCAGGGCCTTGAGCGCCGGGAGCCGGTGGCGGTGCACGAGGTCGCCCGGGAGGCGGTGGGCGCGCTGGCGGAGGAGGCCGGGGAGCGGGACGTCACCGTCACGGTCACGGCCGGACCCCTGACCGTGCCCGGGGACGCGGTGCTCCTGGACCGGCTGCTGCACAACCTGGTCGCCAACGGCATCCGCCACAACGTGCCGCACGGCCGGGTCGAGGTCCGCACCGGCCCCGACGGCATCACGGTGTCCAACACCGGCCCCGAGATCCCGCCGGACACGGTCCATCTGCTCTTCGAGCCGTTCCGCCGCCTCACCCAGCGCCACCGCCACACCCCGGGCGAGGGCGCCGGTCTGGGCATGTCCATCGTCGCCGCGATCGCCCGCGCGCATGGGGGGACGACGGCGGCGTACGCGAATGGGGAGGGCGGCGGGCTGACGGTACGCGTGACATTCCCGGAGGCCCTACAGGGGCGCGGGGCTGTGTAA
- a CDS encoding response regulator transcription factor, with translation MRVLVVEDEEFLAEMIAEGLRRDALAVDVAPDGPEALRKLAFGAYDVMVLDRDLPGLHGDEVCRHVVERRLLTRVLMLTAAGTVRDRVDGLGLGADDYLAKPFAYDELLARVLALGRRARPALPPVLERAGIVLDTARRQATRDGRHLHLSRKEFAVLEALLRAEGAVVSGEDLIEQVWEEHTSYRTNAVRVTLSKLRAKLGEPPVVETVPGAGYRIGA, from the coding sequence ATGCGCGTACTGGTGGTGGAGGACGAGGAATTCCTGGCGGAGATGATCGCCGAGGGGCTGCGCCGTGACGCCCTCGCCGTCGACGTGGCCCCGGACGGCCCGGAGGCGCTGCGCAAACTGGCCTTCGGCGCGTACGACGTGATGGTCCTCGACCGCGATCTGCCCGGCCTGCACGGCGACGAGGTGTGCCGTCACGTGGTCGAGCGGCGGCTGCTGACGCGGGTCCTGATGCTGACGGCCGCCGGGACCGTGCGCGACCGGGTCGACGGCCTGGGCCTGGGCGCCGACGACTACCTCGCCAAGCCCTTCGCGTACGACGAACTCCTCGCCCGCGTTCTCGCGCTCGGCCGCCGTGCCCGGCCCGCGCTGCCGCCCGTCCTGGAGCGCGCCGGGATCGTCCTGGACACCGCCCGCCGCCAGGCCACCAGGGACGGACGCCATCTGCACCTGTCGCGCAAGGAGTTCGCGGTGCTTGAGGCGCTGCTGCGGGCCGAGGGCGCGGTGGTCAGCGGCGAGGACCTCATCGAGCAGGTGTGGGAGGAGCACACCAGCTACCGCACCAACGCCGTACGCGTCACCCTCAGCAAGCTCCGCGCCAAACTGGGCGAGCCGCCCGTGGTGGAGACGGTGCCGGGCGCGGGCTACCGGATCGGCGCATGA